Proteins encoded within one genomic window of Rubripirellula tenax:
- a CDS encoding efflux RND transporter periplasmic adaptor subunit, producing MNLIVSAAILGGCFFGYSLLGERKRPTRGKPPKPDGTVVTTAMLLPHQGPVTLSANGVVVPLREIRLATEVAGRVVFQSENLRPGRTVAADEVLVRLDPTEYELEVRRLVTQQAQEAAELAATDVSIENTKQLLSLAKEQLKLAADERARVDSLVQRQAASMSEVDVTKRSELTAKSSLVELENRQRELVAGRELIVQKRAATEVALARAQLDLDRTVIKSPIRGRVVASMVEVESFVGAGASFVTIEDISVVEVRSNLTVDQMFRVWNSIAARPTHPISTHPIDEDVDLIADDQVPPVPATIAYRLGLRTYQWQAVLERIDGVGIDAATRTYPCLFRVDAPEQVTRPLNSASNDGPNRLMRGMFVSVMLKAESRRPLASCPEMAIRPGNRIWINRDGKLHIVPIEVVAREGDRVIIDAEGFLLDDTAAAVVISPVSNPSEGMKLLSSGKPPSKVADESRAANEKAAG from the coding sequence GTGAATTTGATCGTCTCGGCAGCGATCCTGGGCGGCTGTTTTTTCGGCTACTCGCTGTTGGGCGAACGCAAACGGCCCACCCGCGGGAAACCGCCAAAGCCCGATGGCACCGTCGTGACGACCGCGATGCTGTTGCCACACCAAGGCCCGGTCACGTTGTCGGCCAACGGCGTCGTCGTGCCGCTGCGTGAGATCCGTCTGGCTACCGAAGTCGCTGGCCGCGTCGTCTTTCAGTCAGAAAATCTCCGCCCCGGTCGCACCGTCGCCGCCGACGAAGTTCTGGTCCGATTGGATCCGACGGAGTACGAATTGGAAGTCCGCCGGCTGGTCACCCAACAGGCCCAAGAAGCGGCCGAGTTGGCGGCCACTGACGTCAGCATCGAGAACACGAAACAGTTGTTGTCGCTGGCGAAAGAGCAACTGAAGCTAGCCGCCGACGAACGCGCACGCGTCGATTCGCTGGTCCAACGGCAAGCCGCATCGATGTCCGAAGTCGATGTGACCAAGCGTTCCGAGTTGACGGCGAAGTCGTCGCTGGTCGAACTGGAAAATCGCCAACGGGAACTCGTCGCCGGTCGCGAACTGATCGTTCAAAAACGCGCTGCCACCGAAGTCGCCCTGGCTCGCGCCCAACTGGATCTCGATCGGACCGTCATCAAATCACCCATTCGCGGACGTGTCGTCGCATCAATGGTCGAGGTCGAATCGTTCGTCGGCGCTGGTGCGTCGTTCGTGACAATCGAAGACATCTCCGTTGTCGAAGTTCGATCCAACTTGACGGTCGATCAAATGTTTCGCGTTTGGAATTCAATCGCGGCGCGGCCTACGCATCCGATCTCGACGCATCCGATTGACGAAGACGTCGACTTGATCGCCGATGATCAAGTCCCGCCCGTGCCGGCGACGATCGCGTATCGACTCGGGTTGCGAACGTACCAGTGGCAAGCTGTTTTGGAACGCATCGATGGAGTCGGAATCGATGCGGCAACGCGAACGTATCCGTGTCTGTTTCGAGTCGATGCACCGGAACAGGTGACGCGGCCGCTGAATTCCGCATCCAACGACGGGCCCAATCGCTTGATGCGAGGCATGTTTGTGTCGGTGATGTTGAAGGCGGAATCACGTCGCCCATTGGCCAGTTGCCCCGAGATGGCGATCCGCCCGGGAAATCGAATTTGGATCAATCGTGACGGCAAGCTGCACATCGTGCCGATCGAAGTCGTCGCTCGCGAAGGTGACCGTGTCATCATTGACGCCGAAGGCTTTTTGCTCGACGACACGGCCGCAGCGGTCGTGATATCGCCCGTCAGCAACCCGAGCGAAGGAATGAAATTGTTGTCCTCCGGAAAGCCGCCATCCAAGGTCGCTGACGAATCGCGCGCCGCCAACGAGAAGGCTGCCGGATGA
- a CDS encoding SlyX family protein, with protein MSDETRDAKARLIELEIQIAHVQRLYEQLNEVVTEEALRADRIQHKLDTLTNQVRDLKNKSPESAGDPLDEKPPHY; from the coding sequence ATGAGCGACGAGACTCGGGACGCCAAAGCTCGTTTGATCGAGCTGGAAATCCAGATCGCGCACGTGCAACGCCTCTACGAACAACTCAACGAAGTCGTGACCGAGGAAGCGCTTCGGGCGGATCGGATCCAGCACAAGCTCGACACGCTGACCAACCAAGTCCGCGACTTGAAAAATAAGTCGCCGGAATCGGCTGGCGACCCGCTGGACGAGAAACCGCCGCATTATTGA
- a CDS encoding TIM barrel protein: MTTPPVLISGFSDEAANEKQAVQQYSAFAALGLRYYSIRFIDAGEGIKNVMNLSDPEIQHLVKMQCDYGLKVSSIGSPIGKVKLLDVDDGTSNKFIPFDQYLKQDVTTACDRAEAFGAKLLRGFAFYHPKGTEPADHINQVADQLSQIAELCDSRGLTFGLEVEANLVGQTGDLLKTIAAKVNHPAMLTIFDGANIVTQGFTADETYAQYLAMKPSLGWVHIKDYHDPSPTGRIDHVDEASLSNFVPADIGDTGHEAILRDMKDFMPELHSRMTARGADGVFMDLEPHVKGGGQFGGFSGPDGFGVAMRGLCRVLDYVGIPYSLRSFADIKS; the protein is encoded by the coding sequence ATGACCACTCCTCCCGTATTGATCAGCGGCTTCAGCGATGAAGCGGCCAACGAGAAGCAAGCTGTCCAGCAGTACAGCGCCTTTGCCGCACTCGGTTTGCGATACTATTCGATCCGTTTCATCGATGCCGGGGAAGGCATCAAGAACGTGATGAATTTGTCGGACCCCGAGATCCAACACTTGGTCAAAATGCAGTGTGATTACGGATTGAAGGTCAGCAGCATCGGGTCGCCGATCGGCAAGGTGAAGTTGCTTGACGTCGATGATGGAACGTCCAACAAGTTCATTCCGTTCGACCAGTACTTGAAGCAAGACGTGACCACCGCGTGCGATCGCGCCGAAGCGTTCGGTGCAAAGTTGCTTCGCGGATTCGCTTTCTATCATCCCAAGGGCACCGAACCGGCCGACCACATCAACCAAGTCGCGGACCAGTTGAGTCAAATCGCGGAGCTTTGTGATTCACGCGGTTTGACGTTCGGCTTGGAAGTCGAAGCGAACTTGGTCGGCCAAACCGGCGATCTGCTAAAAACGATCGCTGCCAAAGTCAATCATCCGGCAATGTTGACGATCTTCGACGGTGCCAACATTGTGACGCAAGGATTCACGGCCGACGAAACGTATGCCCAGTACTTGGCCATGAAGCCCAGCCTCGGTTGGGTCCACATCAAGGACTATCACGACCCTTCGCCGACCGGTCGCATCGACCACGTCGACGAAGCCAGCCTCAGCAACTTTGTGCCCGCCGACATTGGCGACACCGGCCACGAGGCGATCCTGCGAGACATGAAGGACTTCATGCCGGAATTGCATTCGCGGATGACAGCCCGTGGTGCCGATGGCGTGTTCATGGATTTGGAACCGCACGTCAAAGGTGGTGGCCAGTTTGGCGGCTTCAGTGGCCCCGACGGATTCGGCGTCGCGATGCGAGGCCTGTGTCGCGTGCTCGACTATGTCGGCATTCCCTACTCGCTGCGATCGTTCGCCGACATCAAATCATGA
- the queF gene encoding preQ(1) synthase, with product MSNSDTFRKILEVFDNPSPSRNFTIEHHCPEFTSVCPKTGQPDFGTIVFSYVPDEVCVELKSLKMYLQAFRNEGIFYEAVTNRIMDDFLAVVKPRSATVESRWTPRGGLHSNIIIRYPEN from the coding sequence TTGAGTAACTCAGATACTTTTCGCAAAATCCTGGAAGTCTTTGACAACCCCAGCCCTTCGCGGAACTTTACGATCGAACACCATTGTCCCGAGTTTACTTCGGTGTGCCCCAAAACGGGACAACCCGACTTCGGAACGATCGTTTTCAGCTACGTTCCCGACGAAGTATGCGTCGAATTGAAAAGCTTGAAGATGTATCTGCAGGCGTTTCGAAACGAGGGCATCTTCTACGAGGCCGTCACGAACCGAATCATGGACGACTTTCTGGCCGTCGTAAAGCCTCGCAGCGCCACCGTCGAAAGCCGCTGGACCCCCCGCGGCGGCCTGCACAGTAATATCATCATCCGATATCCCGAGAACTAG